In Enoplosus armatus isolate fEnoArm2 chromosome 2, fEnoArm2.hap1, whole genome shotgun sequence, one DNA window encodes the following:
- the synpo2b gene encoding synaptopodin-2, with protein sequence MEPEAQDPDTSDNLVPWSGSDGSQELCVSESYYEDDASDAEYPLGPQPAHIPKSDLESPERLQTQDWESAGEQRSLPELSGSEEDVSYQEEDDIYRNESRESITESPHIQTSPTSLSPRTERPESEPHAGQISRPHSQSSSSSIGCAADMTLALTLTTEQPLGASNRQGPGTGNRRVESSEEGGSSEAPPASVFFGISNEAAEQAEKWNSESDTDLCRPDRHRARHTRLIQNESQSERQVKETKSKCKRIARLLTNAPNPQNKGALLFKKRRQRVKKYTLVSYGTGENKLDSEDQIEEEIEEVQSAGYNFVATSESEFEEEYSVYHQQHNLSLNWGSVREMEALPETKGKGVLMFAQRRKRLDEIVSEQEEMRSKGLPVETLTEPECTEAQNIYDTEDMYTHTDQANYMDANLKQHVEYQENIQQMNHLSNASRPLVPNRTAKPFLGFQVSTTAPVMPGGVVPVTKKHEPRFRVPVPINTNPQVWSPTGDIIASRDERISVPAIKTGILPESKRKVTNKQPPTLARGSDLHLQNKGERRSYIESEEDCFSLGAEACNFMQPRTIKLKNPPLVAPKPTINPTCPPWMRRSPSGEPYIPPRSPVSQPSHSPAGPHSQHYLQQQDWAQLQQMANHWAPDQTQATLQTPANAWAPVNSSSQLHLQPNTNSWSQQPPRSPVSMQARSPTYSPHHPPSPSRIKSDSAPHSVASCPPQAGKSYIKQSKASQASPKGRVSDKGVNRAREGTTMAGKGAELFAKRQSRMEKFVVDAETVQANKTRSPSPTLSLPNFWRYSSNVRAPPPLSYNPILAPFYPPSAAKQLPSTSPKIKPKTKEKPKAPPKHLNTLDIMKHQPYQLDSSLFKYDAVPEAKSPSPKPTPASKFELTKTLKHRSAPSHSSINAPEHAVQSKAEVPAKSPVPGFGRSRSLSLPKRLNSVPSPGLLSPVSMPGIQPSYLPTQRQTSFQEKVCKPLSPWEAASRSPIGSVDQAFVFQSLPSSVASNVKAAGHRRSLPEPPDEWKRRVSLDPAAVSKSHYHAAPAFQAPSMSRTFSPEKPAFYGPPFRPAQPLRSPSRASIGYMGHGSSPTNYSPLCGAVQRS encoded by the exons ATGGAGCCAGAAGCTCAAGACCCAGACACCAGTGATAACTTGGTCCCTTGGTCAGGTTCAGATGGTTCCCAGGAACTTTGTGTCTCTGAGTCCTACTATGAAGATGATGCCAGTGATGCAGAGTACCCTTTAGGCCCTCAACCTGCTCATATCCCGAAGTCTGACCTTGAGTCCCCAGAACGCCTGCAGACACAAGACTGGGAATCTGCAGGTGAGCAACGGTCCCTGCCTGAACTCAGTGGAAGTGAAGAGGATGTTTCATACCAAGAAGAGGATGACATCTACCGCAATGAATCAAGAGAGTCCATTACAGAGTCTCCTCACATCCAAACCTCACCAACATCACTGTCCCCACGTACAGAGCGCCCTGAATCCGAGCCTCACGCTGGCCAGATATCACGGCCGCATTCCcagtcctcttcctcctctattGGCTGTGCCGCTGATATGACCCTGGCCTTGACCCTGACCACAGAACAGCCCCTGGGAGCCAGTAATAGGCAGGGCCCGGGCACTGGGAACAGGAGGGTTGAATCctcagaggaaggagggagtaGTGAAGCACCTcctgcttctgtcttctttgGAATTTCAAACGAGGCTGCTGAGCAGGCAGAGAAGTGGAACTCGGAGTCTGACACAGATCTGTGCAGACCGGACAGGCACAGGGCAAGGCATACAC GGCTCATTCAGAACGAAAGCCAATCAGAAAGACAGGTCAAGGAGACCAAGTCTAAATGTAAGCGAATTGCTCGGCTTCTAACCAATGCACCCAACCCTCAAAATAAAGGAGCCTTGCTGTTTAAAAAACGACGCCAGAGGGTCAAGAAGTACACCCTAGTAAGTTACGGGACTGGTGAGAACAAGCTTGACAGCGAAGACCAAATAGAGGAGGAAATTGAAGAAGTCCAATCAGCTGGGTATAACTTTGTGGCAACAAGTGAATCTGAGTTTGAGGAGGAGTATTCTGTTTATCACCAGCAGCATAATTTAAGTCTGAATTGGGGAAGTGTTCGAGAAATGGAAGCGCTACCAGAAACAAAAGGGAAGGGTGTTTTGATGTTTGCCCAACGCCGCAAACGGCTGGATGAAATTGTATCAGAGCAGGAAGAAATGAGGAGTAAAGGATTACCCGTGGAGACATTAACAGAACCTGAATGTACAGAAGCGCAGAATATTTATGACACTGAGGACATGTACACGCATACTGATCAGGCCAACTACATGGATGCAAATCTCAAGCAGCATGTAGAATACCAAGAAAATATTCAACAGATGAATCACCTATCCAATGCGTCAAGACCCTTGGTGCCAAACAGAACTGCGAAGCCTTTCTTAGGATTTCAAGTCAGCACAACTGCTCCTGTCATGCCTGGTGGCGTTGTTCCAGTGACAAAGAAGCACGAACCGAGATTCAGAGTGCCTGTGCCTATTAACACTAACCCACAGGTTTGGTCCCCAACTGGAGACATCATAGCCTCAAGAGATGAGCGAATATCTGTTCCAGCTATCAAGACCGGCATCCTACCAGAGTCAAAACGGAAAGTCACTAATAAACAGCCACCAACGCTGGCACGAGGATCAGATCTTCACCTTCAAAACAAAGGAGAAAGGAGGTCTTACATTGAGTCAGAGGAAGACTGTTTTAGTCTAGGTGCTGAAGCTTGTAACTTCATGCAACCCAGAACAATAAAACTCAAGAATCCCCCTCTAGTTGCCCCCAAACCTACCATCAACCCAACCTGCCCACCATGGATGAGGAGGAGTCCCTCTGGTGAGCCCTATATTCCACCAAGAAGTCCGGTTTCACAACCTTCTCACAGTCCTGCTGGCCCTCATAGTCAGCATTACTTACAGCAGCAAGATTGGGCTCAGCTTCAACAGATGGCCAACCATTGGGCACCAGATCAAACACAGGCAACACTTCAAACACCTGCCAATGCCTGGGCACCGGTCAACTCCTCTTCTCAGCTTCATCTTCAGCCAAACACAAATAGCTGGAGTCAACAGCCGCCACGATCCCCTGTGAGTATGCAAGCCCGCAGTCCTACTTACAGCCCACATCACCCTCCTTCACCCTCAAGGATTAAGTCAGACAGTGCTCCACACTCAGTTGCCTCTTGCCCACCACAAGCAGGGAAGTCATACATCAAGCAGTCAAAAGCATCACAGGCCTCTCCAAAGGGTCGAGTCTCAGACAAAGGTGTTAATCGAGCTCGTGAGGGTACAACTATGGCGGGAAAAGGAGCAGAATTGTTTGCAAAAAGACAGTCCCGTATGGAGAAGTTTGTTGTTGATGCTGAAACAGTTCAAGCTAACAAAACAAGATCCCCCTCCCCAACCTTGTCCCTCCCTAACTTCTGGAGGTATTCTTCCAATGTTCGTGCCCCACCTCCTTTATCGTACAATCCCATTCTTGCTCCTTTTTACCCTCCATCAGCAGCCAAGCAACTCCCTTCCACAAGCCCAAAAATCAAGCCTAAGACCAAAGAGAAACCTAAAGCACCCCCAAAGCACCTCAACACCTTAGATATTATGAAACATCAGCCTTATCAGTTGGACTCGTCATTGTTCAAGTATGATGCAGTCCCTGAGGCCAAAAGCCCCAGCCCCAAACCAACTCCTGCATCAAAGTTTGAGCTCACCAAAACCCTTAAACATAGATCTGCCCCTTCTCATTCTTCTATTAATGCCCCTGAGCATGCTGTTCAAAGCAAGGCAGAAGTCCCTGCTAAGTCTCCTGTACCG GGATTTGGTAGAAGCCGCTCCCTGAGCCTGCCCAAGCGACTGAATTCGGTGCCTTCTCCCGGACTTCTGTCACCCGTGAGCATGCCTGGAATCCAGCCGTCATATTTACCTACACAGAGGCAAACATCCTTTCAAGAAAAAGTCTGCAAGCCACTGTCACCGTGGGAGGCAGCATCCAGAAGCCCCATTGGTTCAGTGGATCAGGCCTTTGTGTTTCAGAGCCTCCCGTCATCTGTTGCCTCTAATGTCAAAGCTGCAGGGCACCGCAGATCTCTGCCAGAGCCTCCAGATGAATGGAAGCGTAGGGTGTCTCTTGATCCTGCAGCTGTCAGTAAGAGTCATTATCATGCGGCCCCAGCTTTTCAGGCACCATCCATGAGTAGGACATTTTCACCTGAGAAACCAGCCTTCTATGGGCCTCCCTTCAGACCTGCCCAGCCTCTAAGGTCTCCCAGTAGGGCCAGCATTGGATACATGGGACATGGCTCCAGTCCAACAAACTACTCTCCCTTGTGTGGTGCAGTCCAGAGAAGTTAA